The DNA segment CGCTGACATTCTCAAAGCCTATCCTAAGTTGGTAATTGTCGCCTCCACTGGTAATTCTAACCATGACCGAGCCGCTTACCCTGCGGCTTATCCGGGAGTCTTGGCTGTGGGAGCAACTAATCTCAATGGTCATCGTGCGCCTTATAGTAATTACGGAGTGGGATTAGATGTAGTTGCACCAGGAGGCGACTTAGACACACCAGGATTGTTAGGTGGAATCCCCACCACAGGCGGAACTTGGCTAAGTGCTTTTTGGCAAGGAATACCAAATCCTACCTCCCGTTGGTCTTCTGTAGTTGATCTCAGAGGTAAATATTGGTGGGTACAAGGCACATCATTCTCAGCGCCAGCCGTTTCTGGGGTTGTGGCCTTAATGAAAGGAGAAGATCGTCAAAGAAGATTGAACCGCGATCGCTTAACTGATATCCTCAAATCTACAGCCAGTTATCAAGGGTTGAGTATCTCCGATGAAGATATCAAATCCTACGGTTCACAATCCAGACAAGTTCAACAACACCTCTTTGGTAAAGGACTAGTTAACGCTGATGCAGCAGTGCAGGCTGTGAAAAAAACCCGGTAATTAATTCGTAGTTTGTAATTCGTAATCAAGATGTAGGTTGATCTGACTTTTCACCAGATGTGGAAAAGGCGATTTTAACGTTTTCTCAAGCCCTTGTTTTTTCCTTGGCTATTCTCATTAGTTTTAAGCTATTGATAATAAGCCTGTGTGAAAAGTCACGACTCCTATTTGATTAATATTTGTAAGGGAAGATATATATAATAAAGTAAGAATTCCTTACATTATCTGGTAAAAGCTAGGAGGCTTGTCATGCTCGCCAAGTTAACTTCTAAGAATCAACTAACGTTGCCTAAAAGTATTACCCGTGAAATCGGAGAAGCTGAGTATTTTGAGGTCAAGGTGGAAGATGGGCAAATTATTCTGACTCCTGTAAAAATTCAGCGAGCGGATGCAGTGCGCGCGAAGTTGGCAGATTTGGGGCTGAGTGAGCAGGATGTGGCGGATGCAGTGGCTTGGGCGCGTCAGTGATGAGGGTTGGTTTACGAATTGTAATTGATACTAATATCTATGAGTCCTATATAAATCTATATTTTCAGCAAAATTGACTTTTTTATATAACTTCTTCAAAGACAATTCCAACTTAATTGATGACAGCTTCAACGTAGCATTTTCCGTTTCATACTCAGTCAAAATCCATTGATTTTCAGGAGTTTTGACATACTGCATTACATAATATTGAGTTTGGTCAATTAAAATATATTCTTTAAATTCAGGAATTGAGCGGTAATAGAGGAATTTATCACCTTGATCATAATCTTTAGTCGATTTAGATAAAACTTCAGCAATGAACAAAGGATTTGTAATTGTTGTAGTATTGGTGGTGTAATAAACAGGTTCACCCTCAATTACCATGACATCAGGATAAGTAAATTCTCGATAGCGTGGTATCCACAATTTCACATCACCAATATAAACTTCGTATGTTAAATCATCTAATGCTAAATTTAAGGTAGTTGCTAGATTTAATGCCAGCTTATTATGATTGGTAGTCCCCCCAGTCATAGGAATAATTTCTCCATCTCTAAATTCATTTTTATAATCAGATTTTTCTTCAAGTTCTAAATATTCTTCTGGGGTATAATAGGCTTTAATTATTTTGATTTCTTGAGTAGTAGTTTGGAGTTTCATGGGTTTATTTAATGTCAGCTATGAATATACTATAAATATAGTTTAACTTATAACAATATGCCTTTATTTTCAGCCCCCTTGGTAAAATGTTATTAGAAAATCAGCCGTTACTTTTTGCGCCTGAATCATTTGTAAAAATATCTCTTTCTTCACATCTCTGTGTCGCTGTGATTCATGAGCAACGATATCACAATGCCTATAATTATTAGTAATATTTTGTATTATTTTTTACAGAAAATTAAATTTAAAACTTAAAAATATCCTGAAATCATGGAACCCCACCCTGCAAGCTACCGTGTACACACATCCTGACCCAAAGAGGGTTTCCAGCCCTACAAACCTAATTTCACTGTAAATCCGGTTCCCCTCCTCGCTTGCGGGGAGGGGCTAGGGGTGGGGTCTTATGACACAAACGAGAATTTACCGACTTGTGTGTACACCGTAGGCAAGGGAGGAGGGGAGATCAGGCAAAAGTTTGGCAGGTTTGCGCGTTTGGTCAGTATTCAACCGGACTTGATATCAAGGTGAAATTAAAGTTTTCAGTCAAGGAAGAGAAAAACTGCATAACCTCAAAACCACTAGAGATATAGTGAATGGTAGGTATAAATCAGCAAATTAAGCCAGATATATGAACAAGCGAGTTAAAAACTCAATACAGCCAAATATTTTCAGGATAGTTTCGCACTTATTACCGAATTTAAGCCGCTATAGTTTCACCTTGTTACTGGGCGTAATTTTGCTATCGGATGCTGTGGGGGCAACATCGAGAAAACAAGGATTGCAAATAGCACAACAGTCAGAAACAACACAACAAGATGTAACTGGTGTTGCTAAGGAAAAATTAATTGAACAAGGAATTCAGCTTCTGGAAGAAGTAATTCAGCTTCTGGAACCAGGAACACCAGAATCAGTGCGACAGGGAATGGTGAAATTGCAAGCAGCGCTCAAGCTTTGGGAGCAAGCTGATGATAAATTTTGGCAAGCTACTACTCTGGGTTTTATTGCCGGTATCTACGACTCATTAGGAGAAAAGCAACAGGCGCTCTCATACTTGAACCAAGCCCTTCCCCTATATCGTGCCTTGGGCGATAGGGGAGGGGAAGCCACCACTCTTGACAATATTGGCAATGTCTACAACTCATTAGGAGAAAAGCAACAG comes from the Nodularia sp. NIES-3585 genome and includes:
- a CDS encoding Uma2 family endonuclease, producing MKLQTTTQEIKIIKAYYTPEEYLELEEKSDYKNEFRDGEIIPMTGGTTNHNKLALNLATTLNLALDDLTYEVYIGDVKLWIPRYREFTYPDVMVIEGEPVYYTTNTTTITNPLFIAEVLSKSTKDYDQGDKFLYYRSIPEFKEYILIDQTQYYVMQYVKTPENQWILTEYETENATLKLSSIKLELSLKKLYKKVNFAENIDLYRTHRY
- a CDS encoding AbrB/MazE/SpoVT family DNA-binding domain-containing protein, which codes for MLAKLTSKNQLTLPKSITREIGEAEYFEVKVEDGQIILTPVKIQRADAVRAKLADLGLSEQDVADAVAWARQ